ACAAAAAGCCTGCCACACCTCCTCTTCACAGGGACAGCCGGAATTGGCAAGACCACCTCGGCTGTGGCACTTGCAAAGGAATTCTACGGAGAGCACTGGAATGTCAATTTCAGGGAGATGAACGCCTCGGACGAGAGGGGAATAGATGTTGTCAGAAATCAGATCAAGCAGTTTGCAAGAACAGCCCCGATAGGAGGCGCAGAGTTTAAGATACTCTTCCTTGACGAGGCTGACGCACTGACAAATGATGCACAGGCAGCACTCAGAAGGACGATGGAGAATTATGCAAGAACATGCCGCTTTATTCTCTCATGCAACTATTCATCCAAAATAATCGACCCGATACAGTCCCGGTGCGCAATATACCGGTTCAGACCACTTGACCGGGAAGCAATAACTGAAGAACTGATGCACATAGCCGAAAATGAAGGTCTGACACTCTCAGAAGACGCGATTAGCGCGATAATCTATGTCTCAGCCGGAGATATGAGAAAGGCCATCAATGCGCTCCAGGGTGCGGCAATAATAGACCCGGAGATCAAAGAGGAGATGATCTTTGAGATAACATCGACTGCAAAGCCGGATGAGATTCTGGAATTACTTGAAATTATAATTGAAGCTGACTTTGACGGAGCCGGGCATAAACTGGATGAACTGACAGTAAAGAGAGGTATTGCACCAAACGAGCTGATAAACCAGCTATACCGGACCATTGTCAGCCATAAGACAATCGGACGTGAGCTTAAGCTTGAGATGATCTCGCACCTTGGTGAGACAGATTTCAGGATAAGCGAGGGATCAGACCCGGGAATACAGATGGAAGCCCTCATTGCCAGATCAGTAATAAGTGCAAGAAAATGCGCCGGTAA
The sequence above is a segment of the Methanoplanus limicola DSM 2279 genome. Coding sequences within it:
- a CDS encoding replication factor C small subunit yields the protein MDESNTIWIEKYRPKRLDDVVGQKEIVSRLKSYVKTKSLPHLLFTGTAGIGKTTSAVALAKEFYGEHWNVNFREMNASDERGIDVVRNQIKQFARTAPIGGAEFKILFLDEADALTNDAQAALRRTMENYARTCRFILSCNYSSKIIDPIQSRCAIYRFRPLDREAITEELMHIAENEGLTLSEDAISAIIYVSAGDMRKAINALQGAAIIDPEIKEEMIFEITSTAKPDEILELLEIIIEADFDGAGHKLDELTVKRGIAPNELINQLYRTIVSHKTIGRELKLEMISHLGETDFRISEGSDPGIQMEALIARSVISARKCAGN